The genomic segment GCATCGGCGCGGCGCACCTATCAGGTTCAGCTCCCCCCTGTACGCCCTGGAAGGGAAAGTAGGAGAGGCCTCGAAGCCCCCGACCGATTCGCGCAAGACTCGCCGACCCGGCGTTCGTGCTGCTCCGGAACATTCAATTCCGGGCACGCGTCTGAGGTGCGAGCACAACGGCGCGGCGTCTTCCTTTGACGTCACGTCGGCAGCGGTGCGCCCCCCGAAGGGGTGCCGCCCTCCGTCCTGGCCAGACCCTCTGTCTCGGCCGCCTGACGGCGGAACGCCGCCTTGTGCCGAATGCAACACTTGACCGTCAAGGAGCCGCATCTTCGATGATTGTGGTGGAAGAGCTCACAAAGCGGTTCGGTGAACGAGACGCCGTACAGAACATCTCGTTCACCGTAGACCGCGGAGAGATTCTCGGATTTCTCGGCCCGAACGGCGCCGGCAAGACCACGACCATGCGCATCCTCACCTGCTACTTCCCGCCCACCAGCGGGCGGGCCGAGGTCGCGGGGTTCGATGTCACGAAAGACTCGCTCGAGGTTCGCAAGCGGGTCGGGTACATGCCCGAGAACGTGCCGCTGTACCACGACATGCCGGTAGAGACCTACCTGGGATTCGTGGCCGATGTCAAAGGCGTGAACGCCCGCGAGCGGCGCAAGCACGTCGAGGCGATCCTCGACGAGACCTCGCTCACCGAGGTGCGTGACTACCCCATCAGCAAGATCTCACGCGGCTTCCGGCAGCGCGTCGGACTGGCCCAGGCCCTCGTGGGGAACCCAGACGTGCTGATCCTCGACGAGCCCACCGTGGGCCTCGACCCCAAGCAGGTCGTCGAGATCCGCACGCTCATCAAGAGCCTGGCCGAGCGCTCGACCGTGATCCTGAGCACGCACATCATGCAAGAGGTCGAGATGATGTGCAGCCGCGTCATCATCATCGACAAGGGCCAGATACGCGAGAAGGGCGAGGTCGCCAACCTGCGCGCCCGCCTGGCCCAGGGCGGTCTTGCCGAGGTGCTGGTGCAGGGCGCCACCCTCTCGGCCCTCTCCTCGTCGCTGGGCAAGGTCTCCGGCGTGGGCGAGATCTCCGAAACAGGCAAGGACGGAGACGCCACCCGCTACCAGATCGCGCTCACCGGATCGCGGTCGGTGATGGCCGATATCGCCGCGACCATCATCGGCAAGGAGTGGAAGCTGCTCGAGCTGCGACAGAAGGCCGACAGTCTCGAAGACATCTTCATCCGCGTCGTCTCGGGCGACAGCAGCAGCGCCGCAGCCTCTCCGAGCGCGGCAGAGAA from the Pseudomonadota bacterium genome contains:
- a CDS encoding ATP-binding cassette domain-containing protein — encoded protein: MIVVEELTKRFGERDAVQNISFTVDRGEILGFLGPNGAGKTTTMRILTCYFPPTSGRAEVAGFDVTKDSLEVRKRVGYMPENVPLYHDMPVETYLGFVADVKGVNARERRKHVEAILDETSLTEVRDYPISKISRGFRQRVGLAQALVGNPDVLILDEPTVGLDPKQVVEIRTLIKSLAERSTVILSTHIMQEVEMMCSRVIIIDKGQIREKGEVANLRARLAQGGLAEVLVQGATLSALSSSLGKVSGVGEISETGKDGDATRYQIALTGSRSVMADIAATIIGKEWKLLELRQKADSLEDIFIRVVSGDSSSAAASPSAAEKKEAS